One genomic segment of Belonocnema kinseyi isolate 2016_QV_RU_SX_M_011 chromosome 2, B_treatae_v1, whole genome shotgun sequence includes these proteins:
- the LOC117168386 gene encoding secreted RxLR effector protein 161-like, whose protein sequence is MVTIQVANRERKLREEPNDQKTLTKTSTIENAPYREAIGSLLYLANATRPDISYAVNILSRHQINPTEYDWKMVKRVFRYLKGTKDKGLRFLSKRNNLEAFSDASFADCKGSLTTCGCVIQLYGDSVAWRTHKQTFIALSTCQAECYAE, encoded by the coding sequence ATGGTTACTATTCAAGTAGCAAATCGGGAAAGGAAGTTAAGAGAAGAGCCAAATGATCAGAAAACTCTAACTAAGACAAGCACGATAGAAAATGCACCTTACCGAGAAGCTATAGGTAGCTTATTATACCTTGCGAATGCAACTCGACCAGATATCTCTTATGCAGTTAATATTTTAAGCAGGCATCAAATAAATCCAACTGAATACGACTGGAAGATGGTGAAACGAGTCTTCAGATATCTCAAAGGAACGAAAGATAAAGGATTAAGATTTTTGTCAAAACGAAATAATTTAGAGGCTTTTTCAGATGCAAGTTTTGCAGACTGTAAAGGATCACTCACAACTTGTGGGTGTGTAATTCAGTTGTATGGAGATTCTGTAGCCTGGAGAACGCATAAGCAGACATTTATAGCTCTATCAACGTGCCAAGCAGAATGTTACGCTGAGTGA